One Natator depressus isolate rNatDep1 chromosome 5, rNatDep2.hap1, whole genome shotgun sequence DNA segment encodes these proteins:
- the GLRX gene encoding glutaredoxin-1 yields MTQEFVQSKIKPDKVAVFIKPTCPYCRNAIKLLNKYSFKKGHLELIDITTQDDMDGIQDYFQQTTGARTVPRVYIGEVCIGGYSDLVALEEQGKLSQKLTQIGAL; encoded by the exons ATGACTCAGGAGTTTGTGCAGAGCAAAATCAAACCTGATAAAGTGGCTGTTTTTATAAAGCCAACCTGTCCTTACTGCCGTAATGCAATTAAACTACTCAACAAATATTCCTTCAAGAAAGGCCACCTAGAATTGATTGACATCACCACCCAAGATGATATGGATGGCATTCAGGATTATTTCCAGCAGACAACAGGGGCAAGAACA GTCCCCCGTGTGTATATTGGAGAAGTCTGCATTGGTGGATATTCTGATCTGGTTGCTTTAGAAGAGCAAGGAAAACTCTCTCAAAAGCTAACGCAAATTGGTGCTCTATAG